CCATTTGCTTTTCGGTCGCATCGGGATTGATTTGTCTTTTGTAAAAATCAAAAACAATATAGGAGGAACCCCAATTGAGCTGCGTGGAAATCGTACTCATATAGGCAGCCACCAAGGATGCCAATACCACGCCCAAAAGACCACTGGGCAGTTTGGTCAACATGGCGGAATAGGCCAGGTCATGCCCCAGTTTACCCTCCTCCACATTAGGAAACGCTGCGGCGATACTCGCCACATCAGGATATACCACCAAGGAAGCCAAGGCCACCAAAATCCATGGCCAAGGGCGCAGGGCATAGTGCATGATGTTAAAAAAGAAGGTTGCCCCTATGGCATGGTTCTCGTCTTTTGCCGCCAACATTCGTTGGGCTATGTAGCCACCACCGCCCGGCTCCGCTCCGGGATACCACGAACTCCACCACTGCACCGCAATGGGAATGATGAACAGCATAATAAGCACCTGGGTATTGTCAAAATCGGGTAAAATATTGAGTTTGCTCGTAACGTTATCGTGGGACATCAAGGCTTCTATGCCGCCTACTTCAGGGATATTCACCAAGTAGTACGCCGCCCCGATAGCTCCGGACATTGCTACGAAGAACAGAAGGAAATCGGTATAGACCACCCCTTTGAATCCGCCCAAAGCACTAAAGACCACGGTAATCAATCCCGCGCCGACCACGGTTTCCCAAGGTTCCAGTCCCAACATGATGCCCCCGATCTTAATGGCCGCCAAGGTAACGGATGCCATGGTAATAATATTGAATAAGGCCCCTAAGTAGATGGCCCTGAATTTTCGCAAAAAGCTGGCTGGCTTACCACCGTACCGCATCTCGTAGAATTCTAGATCAGTATTGACGTTGGACCTGCGCCAAAGCTTGGCATAGACAAAAACGGTCAACATTCCCGTAATTAAAAAACACCACCAGACCCAGTTGCCTGAAACCCCGTTGGTACGCACAATATCCGTTACCAGATTGGGCGTATCGGTAGAAAAGGTGGTTGCCACCATGGAGAGCCCCAAAAGCCACCACGGCATGGTTCTGCCCGATAGGAAGAACTCGGTTGAGTTTTTTCCGGATTTCTTGGAGACGTAAATGCCAATTCCTAAAACAAGGGAGAAGAATACGATTATAAAGCTATAATCTAAGGTGCTTAGTTGCATGGTTTGGTTGTTAGTTAACAACTAAAGATAAAATAATTTAAGATACTTTTGCCGTTTGTTCGCTAAACGTCCGGCGGGCTGATACCAACAGCTATGGAAATCTCATTAACATCTTGGATCCTCGCCTTTACGGCCGCCTTTGTTATTGGAGTTTCCAAATCGGGCATCAAAGGTATCGCCATCATCATCGTTACCTTAATGGCCCTGGCCTTTGGCGCCAAAGAATCTACGGGGCTTATCGTGCCCCTGCTTATTGTGGGCGATATTTTTGCGGTCATCTACTACAATCGGCATACCCAATGGAAATACATCGTGCGTTTTTTACCGTGGATGATGTTGGGGGTCCTGATCGGGGTTTTGGTCGGAAAAGATTTGGATGAAAGCACATTTAAACTAGGCATGGTCGGCATCATTTTGGGCAGTGTGGTCATGATGTATTGGTGGGACCGGAAAAAGTCTAAACGCGTACCTACGCATTGGGCATTTGCGGGATCTATGGGGATAATGGCCGGCATCACTACCATGATCGGCAATTTGGCCGGGGCGTTCAGCAATATCTTTTTCTTGGCGATGCGACTGCCCAAAAACGAGTTTATAGGTACGGCCGCTTGGCTTTTCTTTATCATCAATATTTTTAAGCTGCCGTTTCACATTTTTGTTTGGGAGACCATAAGTTTGGATACGCTTTGGGTAAACCTCAAATTGATTCCCGGGATATTGATAGGCTTGTTCGTAGGGGTACGGTTGGTGAAAATAATCAAGGACGATTTTTACCGAAAGATGATTTTGGTGCTTACCGCTCTTGGAGCCATATTGATTTTATTCCGATAAGAAATTCAGTAGTATAGCTTGTTCTGGAACATCGTATTCAAGGAAAGGTTGAAGTGGGTAATCTTGATGGCTTTGCAAGGGCGATTTACCGTTTTAGGCGCATCACTATTTTTCTCCCTTATTGACCAGTATATTCAGATTGTTCTCCAAATCGTCGGCATCGCCAAAGTTATAGGCGGTTTCTTTTCCGTTACCCTCTACCATTACAAAATTTACGTTTACCCCACACGTATAGGAAACCTTTAGTATTTGGAAAAAACCATGGTTGGCCTTGTGGCATTTAGTATAGGCGCCAAAATCTTCCAACCAGGCGGGCTGCTCTAAAAAGTCCTTTATCCGTTGGGCAACGATCAGAAGTTTTAAGGAATTGCTGCGATCCGTTTGCAGATCGGAATCCGTATCCATTTGGAGTATATAGGAAATAGCCGGCTGGTCACTACCCCATTTTTTTACCTTGGCGATCAATTGATCCATTTGCATTTTCAAATTAATCTTTCTTTTGTACCATTGTTTTTGCTATTCGGCTAAATAAACCCTAATTTCTCGTTTATACCAAATACCTTTGGTTACCATTACAGTATTTGTACCTTATTCTTACTAGACCTATCCCTATATGTTTTTGGATTTCTTGTACGTTACAAGTGTTTTCTTTTCCATCGTTACGGCATTGGTGATTTGGTTTCGAATCAACAAAGTGCATAACTTTTCTGCTCATCTCATTGCGACCTACCTTTTCTTAAATGCCATTTGCTTCGGTTTTTATTTCGTAATCCTTTACGGGGCAATCAATTATTTTCCCGTACTCTACAAGATGCCCGCACCCATATCCTACCTCATTCCGCCTATATCCTATATCTATGTAAGATCGGTATTGTACAATGAGAACCGATTTCGTAAAAGAGATTTACTACATCTTATTCCATTTCTGTTTTTCGTCGCCAACTATTTCTCTTTTTACACGATGGATTTGGAGGAGAAACGCATCATCGTAAGCAGGGTGGCAGAAAATATAGAAAATGTCTACACAGTTAGGGACGGACTTCTACCAGAGTGGGTAAATATCATGGCGCGCGCCAGTCAATCGCTTATCTATCTCTTTTTTCAGTGGTGGCTACTCATCGGGTTCTTTAAACGGAACAAGGAGAATGTATCCAAGCAGTATCGCTTGGTTAAAAAATGGCTGTTCGATTTTACCAAATTACAGACCCTTTACCTGATTTCGTTGGTCTGCCTTTATGTAGTAATTTTTTTTATGGTCATAGCCTCGGTAAGTGCAGAGGATTTTATGGTGCAGTTTACGCGGGTCATCTTGGCCGTTAGCTACTTGTTGATTTCCGGTTACCTCTTATGGAATCCCAACATACTCATTGGCCTACCCACCTTATTGATTACCGATGCGAACAGCCCCACCGAACCCCAAGAATTGCTCTTGCTTAATATCTTTACGGACTTTAATACTCAAGTGCAACAGCAAAAACTGTTTCTAGATTCGTCCATTACCCTTTCGTTGCTCGCCATGAAGACCGATACCTCTGCGCGGAGGATATCGGAAATGATCAGCGCATCCAACTATGCCAACTTTAACGATTACATCAACCATTTGAGAGTGGCCCATTCGGAAAAGCTGATACAAAAAAAGTATCTGGAAAAGCATTCCATAGAGGCCTTGGGCAAGGTTTGTGGGTTCCATTCTAAAAATGCCTTTTACAGGGCCTTCCGTAAAGAATACGATTGTACCCCAAAGGAATACAGTGCCCGAAAAAGTTTGCAGGGCTTATGACTCTTTTGTAGGTGGCCATCGAGTTTACGACCACTTTTTGGAACGTTGGTCCAGCCATAAATGTAGGCCAAAAATGAGCAGGCTTTTCCCTCAGCGTATTCCTTCACCGCGTTCCAAGATGCCACCTATTTCCAAAAAGTTGCGGCCTGGGTTTTGGTATTCTTGCCATGTTCTAACAGGTTATACGAGATAAAATCCTATCAATGTACAAAACATGATAACTGGGATGCGCGCGGAGACATTATCGTAGGTGTTGGTAGTGCATACCTTTTTGCCATGATAGGCGCCCGTTTGCCTGTGGTTTTATCTATAAATTAAGATGCTAAAGGGATAGAAAGGCCAAGGTTTAAGTATTTTTGCCGAATTCTAAAATGCCAAAACACATGTCCCCAACCCAAAAATCAGCTTCACGCAACAACTACTTGTTGGTCGTAGGCATTATTTTTATTGCCATTAACCTACGCCCCGCCTTGGCCAGTGTTGGACCTTTGGTAGAGGATATACGGGTCTCCACCGGCTTGTCCAATACGCTCTTGGGACTGTTGACCACGCTTCCTTTACTCGCTTTTGGGGTGGTTTCTACCTTAACCCCGCTGTTTACCAAACGTTTTGGAATTGGCGGCACCTTATTAGGGGCAATGCTCCTATTGACCGCGGGTATCGCCATTCGTTATATAAACTGGATTCCGGCGCTATACATTGGCACCCTATTATTGGGGGTGGCCATAGCATTGGGCAATGTGCTACTACCCAGCATAACGAAACGGAACTTTAATGAGAACTCCGGGTTTATGACCAGTCTCTACTCTAGCTTTATGGCCTTGGGAGCGGCTACAGCGGCTGGGCTTAGTGTGCCCTTGGCCCAAGATATTGAACTGGGCTGGCGCGGCTCTTTAGTGGTCTGGGGAGTTCCCTCGCTACTAGCGCTTTTCGTGTGGATGCCCCAGGTACCCAAATTAACCAAATCGTCCAGTGACCGAAGTTTTAAGGAGGCCATGAAAAAACTTAGCAGCTCTCGGTTGGCGTGGAACGTAGCCTTATTCATGGGTTTGCAGTCTATGGTCTTCTATATTATTTTGGCATGGCTGCCCGTTATTTTGCAAAGCCGGGGCTATGATGCGGCTTTCGCCGGATGGATGCTTTCCCTATCCCAGGCTACTGGTATCATTGGGTCTTTGGTCATCCCCTATGTGGCCGGGAAGCAAAAAAACCAGCGCACCATCGTCACCGTTCTCGTTCTGCTAGAAGCGGTAAGCCTGCTTGGGATACTGTTGCCGGAATTTGGCCTTATTGCCGTTTGGGTCTCCTTGTTGGGAATTGTCCTGGGCGGTACGTTTGGGCTGGCGTTACTATTTTTGGTACTCCGTTCACGGGATACTGATGGGGCCACGGAACTTTCCGGTATGGCCCAATCTGTGGGTTATCTGGTAGCCGCCACCGGACCCATGCTTTTTGGGGGCATTTTTGACCTCACCGGAGATTGGGACTACGCCCTACTATTTCTTTTTCTTGTCGCCGCCATAAAACTGTATATGGGCCTCGGTGCCGGTAAGGCCGAAAAGGTTTAAAATCCTGTCCTAAAGCTACTCATAAAACCTCGGTACAAAGATGTTCCTAGCTTTGATTTTTTTATGAATCGGTAAGTCCAGTACTATTTAATTCCAATTTTATACATTTGATTTTTCTTTTCGGGGTCCTTTGACAAAGTACATCTTTAGAATGCCTCTATTCTTTACTTCTACCTTTCCTCTGTATTCACAGTCAAAAACATCCTTAACCAAAAGATACGTGTTGTGACTTATGTTGATCCTCCCCGAGTCTGAAAAGGTTTCCATTCGGGAAGCCACGTTTACCGTATCGCCCCAAATATCATAGGAGAATTTTTTACTCCCTACAACCCCTGCAACAACCGGCCCTGTATTAAGGCCGATACGAACACTAAAAGAAAAACTTGTTTCATTTTTAGCCTTTACCTCTTCTACAAAGCTAAGGATCTCTAACGCTGCGTTGACTGTTTTTATGGCATGGTCCGCTATTGGAAATGGCAAGCCCCCGGCACACATATACGCATCCCCAATGGTTTTGATCTTTTCCAATCCATGCTTTTCTATGATATCGTCAAAGGCGGAAAAATAATAGCCCAACCTACTGACCAAGAGTTCAGGGTCTACATGTTCAGAATGTGCGGTAAAGGCCTCAAAATCTGTGAACAATACCGTGACGGATTCAAACTTCTTGGCCTTGACTTTCCCATGCTCCTTTAATTCCTTTGCCGTTTCCACTGGTAGGATATTGACCAACAATGCTTCCGATCGTGCCATTTCGCGTTCTATGATGGCCTTGGTGCGCTTGGTAAAGACAGCTCGCCTATAGAGTCCAAACGCCAATAAGGCAATTAAAAATAAAGCAATGCCCGTAGCGATGGTAATGATTTTTTGGGTCTGCTTTTGTTGGTTGGCCAAGTCTATTTCCGCTTGCTTTTGTCCAATTTCAGACTTTCTACGGATGTCTGCCATTTGCTGTACGGCCGTAATATTCACAACGCTGTCCCTAAAAGCAATATACTTGCGGTAATAATTCAAAGCCGCACTGGCATAGCCGGTACGTTCATACAATTCAGATAACTTTAAATAGGCACTGCTTATTTGGGCTTTTAAGCCATACTGCTTGGCCAACTCCAAAGAACGCAAGGAATAATCGAAAGCACCGTCCCAGTCTTCCTTGTCCGCATAAATATCGGACATGTAGGTAAGGTAGGTGGTGATGGGCCAGTAATCCCCTAACTCCTCCAGTATGGCAATGGCCTCCGCAATATTCTCCTCCGCTTTGGTGGGTCTTCCCTGCTGGGCAAAGGCCAGGCCCTTATTCCCAAGATTATAGGCCAAGGCAAGTTTATTTTCCAATTTTTCGAATATTGGGCCAGATTGGTTGAAGTACAGCAACGCGGAATCCGGTTTGGACCACTCCAAATAGGTATCCCCTAAGTTTTCCATGGCAATGGCATAGTTCAAGGTGTCTTGTTCCGTTCTAAAAATAGCAATGGCATCGGCATAGTATTGTCTCACATTTTTCCGATTATCCATGCCGGCGTAAACTGCCGCAATGGCCGTATACATGATGGCCAACTGTTTTTTTTCGGAATTTCTATCTGCAATTTCCACAGCCTTATAATAACTGTCCAAGGCGCCGCTCAGATTTCCTTTTTGTTGTAAAGCGTTACCGGTCTGTAAGTGCGACTTGAATATATACTTGGTGGAATCTTGCCGTACGGCTTCCATCATCAACGAATCGCTATACAGTAAAATACGATCGGGATCTGGGAGATTATTGACAATATCCGATAAAATTTTAAGCTGTAGCGCCGAGTCATAATTTCCAGATTCATAGAGCTGTATCAAGCTATCGGCAAGCGATTCATTTTGACCAAAACCGAGAGTACCCTTTACCATTAGGCTCAGCAATAGCATTGCTTTTGCCCAACGCTTACATTCTAAAAATAACTTCATATAAAAAGCTTTGATCGCTATTTTTTGGTCTTGATTACGGCGGTAACCTGATACAACTTGGTATCCGAACCAAGGGAGTATTGGAGCTCGTAGACATAATCTTCCTTGCCTCCACGAATAATGGTGGCCTTAACGGTACTTTTACCGGTTAAGGTATTGGAACTAAAAATACGTGGGCCACTACGATAATTGACACCAACCACATGCACAGGTACTTGGGATTCACCGGCGGCCTTGGCCTTCCATAACACGGAATCGCCGACATCTGCCCAAATTGCAAATCGCTTCCCAGTGGCCTTTTCGATTACGGTAGTAGTACTGCCTGCACTAAAAGAAAGGTTCGCTTCACTGTTCGGTTTTATAGCATCTACCGTAAGTACCACTTCGTGTAGCGTCTGGGCTTGCCCCTGAAGCATCCAAAGGCCTAGAAGTAGCACCAAAAAAAATTGTATGTTGATTTTGTGTTTCATAACCCTACCCTAAAAAAGGGAATCATAAGCTGGTTAATTTCTTATTGCGTTCCAACCCTAATCCTGGGGTCAATTTGGTACGTTTGGAAACCATCCGGTTTAAAGGTTATACTATATTCAAAGTCTTTGCCGGGAGGTGTTCTTCTATTGGGTTTGGCCTTAATCTTTTCCTTGCCATTACTATTGCGCCCTCTTACGGGGTTCGAGTCAAAAATTTGGGTCCCTTTTATAAAGTTGATTTTTTTCATACGTACATCCCCACCTGTAGTGGTGATACCTTGCCATTCGATTACGTCAGACTCGTTAACTTGAATGGTAAAGGCTTTGGGGTCGTTGGGGTCGTTTATAACGATCCGGTCAGCTGGGACAACGGTGTACGTGCAGCCCCCGGGAGCCTTACGATCGTCGCCAAGGGCATTGGTGTCTACGGTAAGGGTAATTCTAACCGTTGGCTCTTGTGCGCTAACAAGCCCATAACTTAGCAGGGCAAAAAGCAGCGCGATGTTTCTAGTCGTTTTCATAATCATTAGTTTAGTTTGGTTGTTATGTGTTATCCATGTTCAAAAGATAACCTTGTTGAAGGTAGAAAATAAAATCCAATAATCCCTTAAACTGTTGCGTTCTAAATATTTATGCCGGATAATATAATAGTTAGCCATGGTACATAGAACTTTTAGAAATTACTTAGCCGGTCGCGGATGGTCCCATCCGCTCTGTGGATGATGACATCGGCCTGTTTCTTTCTGGCGAGTCGCTTCGCTTTCCGTATGGCCGTTTCTTGTAATCTGTGGGTAGAGGTGATGCGTTGGTTGCCTTCGCGGCGTACCGCCCAACCTTTTTCGTGGGGCACTACATGTTGGTGCCAGGTTCTGGGTCGGTCATTGGCTCGAGAGCTCTTAAAAAAGACCTCTACCAGTTCAATCAAAATGTTTATCCAAGATTTGGAAGTCTTGTTTCCGGCCATACTGTGGTTACGTTATGCTGCCCAAGATACTACTTTTGTCGTAGTATCCCCCAAGGTCGCCATCTATGGAAATTACGGTGCCTAATTATTGGAGCTTCACCCGCTCCCAACCTTTTTCCGGTAATTCCCACCGGTCTATTTTCATTATGCTTATGATTCCTTTTTGGGGGTAGTTGTACCGTAAAAAAGTACAGAAATCGTTCTGCTCCAAAAAGAAAAGCCCCAATCGTTTGGGGAAGGTCAGGAATTTCCGCTCACACTCCATGCGCATGGCATGTGCGCCAATTTCCATAAGCAAATGCTTTATAGCGTACCGGTCATAATTTCTATAAACAACGTCTTTCATTTTATGGATATATTCCATATTTATGGAATTATACCAAATATAGATATTTGAGGAATGCCGTTCCACACTTTAACAGTTTTTGAGTATTTTAGAACAAACGCAATATTATGTGCTACGGAACCCGAGTGGTAAGAACGGCCCAACAGTTGGAGCTGTTCTACAATGTAGAGAAACTGTACGGGGACCTCCCCAAGGACAAGGAGCTCGTTTACAACTATGCCAACGGGTTTTCACACCCGCATATGTGGATTATTCCGCAGGAGAAAAAAGGCACTATGATACCCGTTATGTGGGGATTGATTCCCCATTATAAACTGGGGTCCGAAGCCAAAGACTACTACAAGGAAACCATCCGATACGGTTCTGGCCTAAACGCGCGTTCCGAAAAGCTCTTTGATTCCAACAACTACAGGAACAGTGCCCTAACGCGAAGGTGTATCATTCCAGTGGACGGTTTTTACGAGCCGCATACGGCCAAAAAAAACGGGAAGGATTTTAAAATCCCCTTTTACTTCCATAGAAAGAACGACACGCCGTTTAACCTTGCCGGTATCTATGCCGTTACCAAAGATAAAATGGTAACCTTTACCATCCTCACCAAAGAGGCCACCCCGTTGTTCGCGAAAATTCACAATAAAAAATTTAGACGACCGGTCATCTTACAGGATGACGACATTGATGTTTGGCTGGACGATACACTACAAGAAGATGAGGTCATGGAGGTTATGGCGGATGATTTGGTGGACGAACACATCAAGGCCTACCCCATTAGCAAGGACCTTTATAAAAGAGGTGGAGAAGGAGATAGACCGGACATTATTGAAAAGGTAGACTATGAGGAACTGTCCATTGAATATTGATTTAGTCAGAACCAAACCATGAGGCGAAAAAGAAAAAGGAGCCTGCACCTTGCAAACTCCTGGCTAATTACCCTAATTGTCGTACCATCATCTCAACTTACATAGCCTCGTCAGCGCTCATAGTTGCGGCGACCGGTTTTGTGGTTACCGTCATATCCCTCACACATTTATAATTGCCCTCTATTTTTTCAAAATACGACATATAATACCCGTTTTCAAGGGCCGTGCCCTCCTCGTTATATTCTGTCCATGACCCAATTTCCAATGCGGTATCGCCTTCGGCAAATAGGTCTACCAGTTTGTATACATTATAATTGCCCGTAGTATCCTTCGCAATATTTTCGGCAATATTTGCACGTATCTCTGCCCTGCCTTTAGCAGGCTGGTCGTTGCGACTATAACTGATGGCATTCTCGCTGTAATAGGCGGCCACGGCATCGGCATCTTTGGCTTTTTCACCGGCAGCATAGGCATCTTCCATAGCCTGTATTTCTGCCCTTACCGCATCCATATCCAACGGTACCGGTTTTTCTGCCGTTTCACAGGCTGTAAATGTGAACGCCACAAGAGCCAAAAAGCCCCCTAATAGAATGAGTTTTTTCATGATTTTAAGTTTTAGTTTAAGAAATGATTGGTTTTCCTGGCCTCTCAAGGTTGTTCCGGTTAATTGATACCGTCCCACGGGGAAGGCCCTTAAAGGTATCCTTTTTAATACCGGCAATGGGCCTGCCGCGGACGAACGATAGGAATGAGTGTCCGTAAGTGCCTAATTAATGATCGAGAAGGAGGTGTTTTCCCCTATTCTTTGTCAATCTTTGAAACAAAAAAAGCCTTTCGACTTCTCTTCGTGGACTTACATTGGCTTACCTCGA
This sequence is a window from Maribacter aestuarii. Protein-coding genes within it:
- a CDS encoding sodium:solute symporter family protein — its product is MQLSTLDYSFIIVFFSLVLGIGIYVSKKSGKNSTEFFLSGRTMPWWLLGLSMVATTFSTDTPNLVTDIVRTNGVSGNWVWWCFLITGMLTVFVYAKLWRRSNVNTDLEFYEMRYGGKPASFLRKFRAIYLGALFNIITMASVTLAAIKIGGIMLGLEPWETVVGAGLITVVFSALGGFKGVVYTDFLLFFVAMSGAIGAAYYLVNIPEVGGIEALMSHDNVTSKLNILPDFDNTQVLIMLFIIPIAVQWWSSWYPGAEPGGGGYIAQRMLAAKDENHAIGATFFFNIMHYALRPWPWILVALASLVVYPDVASIAAAFPNVEEGKLGHDLAYSAMLTKLPSGLLGVVLASLVAAYMSTISTQLNWGSSYIVFDFYKRQINPDATEKQMVLVGRLATVVLMVLSALFALTLQNAFEVFDLLIQFGAGTGLVFILRWFWWRINAWSEITAMFASGIIVILLARTDLGDILFAPETGIFPVWANYPFIVVVTTAIWMLVTFLTPPESPETLRSFYKKTQPGGPGWSKVVRDAKTENKDIKKSGEVWSVPAGITAMLIGIVLIYSIMFATGYWIYGRTTQAMVLTVVSIISGVLLIKAWNRLKGNIL
- a CDS encoding sulfite exporter TauE/SafE family protein; its protein translation is MEISLTSWILAFTAAFVIGVSKSGIKGIAIIIVTLMALAFGAKESTGLIVPLLIVGDIFAVIYYNRHTQWKYIVRFLPWMMLGVLIGVLVGKDLDESTFKLGMVGIILGSVVMMYWWDRKKSKRVPTHWAFAGSMGIMAGITTMIGNLAGAFSNIFFLAMRLPKNEFIGTAAWLFFIINIFKLPFHIFVWETISLDTLWVNLKLIPGILIGLFVGVRLVKIIKDDFYRKMILVLTALGAILILFR
- a CDS encoding helix-turn-helix transcriptional regulator, with the translated sequence MFLDFLYVTSVFFSIVTALVIWFRINKVHNFSAHLIATYLFLNAICFGFYFVILYGAINYFPVLYKMPAPISYLIPPISYIYVRSVLYNENRFRKRDLLHLIPFLFFVANYFSFYTMDLEEKRIIVSRVAENIENVYTVRDGLLPEWVNIMARASQSLIYLFFQWWLLIGFFKRNKENVSKQYRLVKKWLFDFTKLQTLYLISLVCLYVVIFFMVIASVSAEDFMVQFTRVILAVSYLLISGYLLWNPNILIGLPTLLITDANSPTEPQELLLLNIFTDFNTQVQQQKLFLDSSITLSLLAMKTDTSARRISEMISASNYANFNDYINHLRVAHSEKLIQKKYLEKHSIEALGKVCGFHSKNAFYRAFRKEYDCTPKEYSARKSLQGL
- a CDS encoding CynX/NimT family MFS transporter, with protein sequence MSPTQKSASRNNYLLVVGIIFIAINLRPALASVGPLVEDIRVSTGLSNTLLGLLTTLPLLAFGVVSTLTPLFTKRFGIGGTLLGAMLLLTAGIAIRYINWIPALYIGTLLLGVAIALGNVLLPSITKRNFNENSGFMTSLYSSFMALGAATAAGLSVPLAQDIELGWRGSLVVWGVPSLLALFVWMPQVPKLTKSSSDRSFKEAMKKLSSSRLAWNVALFMGLQSMVFYIILAWLPVILQSRGYDAAFAGWMLSLSQATGIIGSLVIPYVAGKQKNQRTIVTVLVLLEAVSLLGILLPEFGLIAVWVSLLGIVLGGTFGLALLFLVLRSRDTDGATELSGMAQSVGYLVAATGPMLFGGIFDLTGDWDYALLFLFLVAAIKLYMGLGAGKAEKV
- a CDS encoding adenylate/guanylate cyclase domain-containing protein, with translation MKLFLECKRWAKAMLLLSLMVKGTLGFGQNESLADSLIQLYESGNYDSALQLKILSDIVNNLPDPDRILLYSDSLMMEAVRQDSTKYIFKSHLQTGNALQQKGNLSGALDSYYKAVEIADRNSEKKQLAIMYTAIAAVYAGMDNRKNVRQYYADAIAIFRTEQDTLNYAIAMENLGDTYLEWSKPDSALLYFNQSGPIFEKLENKLALAYNLGNKGLAFAQQGRPTKAEENIAEAIAILEELGDYWPITTYLTYMSDIYADKEDWDGAFDYSLRSLELAKQYGLKAQISSAYLKLSELYERTGYASAALNYYRKYIAFRDSVVNITAVQQMADIRRKSEIGQKQAEIDLANQQKQTQKIITIATGIALFLIALLAFGLYRRAVFTKRTKAIIEREMARSEALLVNILPVETAKELKEHGKVKAKKFESVTVLFTDFEAFTAHSEHVDPELLVSRLGYYFSAFDDIIEKHGLEKIKTIGDAYMCAGGLPFPIADHAIKTVNAALEILSFVEEVKAKNETSFSFSVRIGLNTGPVVAGVVGSKKFSYDIWGDTVNVASRMETFSDSGRINISHNTYLLVKDVFDCEYRGKVEVKNRGILKMYFVKGPRKEKSNV
- a CDS encoding DUF2188 domain-containing protein; translated protein: MAGNKTSKSWINILIELVEVFFKSSRANDRPRTWHQHVVPHEKGWAVRREGNQRITSTHRLQETAIRKAKRLARKKQADVIIHRADGTIRDRLSNF
- a CDS encoding SOS response-associated peptidase, translated to MCYGTRVVRTAQQLELFYNVEKLYGDLPKDKELVYNYANGFSHPHMWIIPQEKKGTMIPVMWGLIPHYKLGSEAKDYYKETIRYGSGLNARSEKLFDSNNYRNSALTRRCIIPVDGFYEPHTAKKNGKDFKIPFYFHRKNDTPFNLAGIYAVTKDKMVTFTILTKEATPLFAKIHNKKFRRPVILQDDDIDVWLDDTLQEDEVMEVMADDLVDEHIKAYPISKDLYKRGGEGDRPDIIEKVDYEELSIEY
- a CDS encoding DUF4440 domain-containing protein codes for the protein MKKLILLGGFLALVAFTFTACETAEKPVPLDMDAVRAEIQAMEDAYAAGEKAKDADAVAAYYSENAISYSRNDQPAKGRAEIRANIAENIAKDTTGNYNVYKLVDLFAEGDTALEIGSWTEYNEEGTALENGYYMSYFEKIEGNYKCVRDMTVTTKPVAATMSADEAM